From Candidatus Methylomirabilota bacterium, a single genomic window includes:
- a CDS encoding tyrosine-type recombinase/integrase has product LPPVERVLRAQRADSQLRSEWVFANERGSHLDITNLRERIWKPTLRRARLRERTLYQTRHTFATLSLASGEDIGWVAKVLGHSSTEMVIRHYHKFIPNLTRRDGSVMAALIARAGL; this is encoded by the coding sequence GTTGCCGCCGGTGGAGCGCGTCCTCAGAGCTCAGCGCGCCGACAGCCAGCTTCGCAGCGAGTGGGTGTTCGCCAACGAACGCGGAAGCCATCTGGACATCACGAACCTCAGAGAGCGCATCTGGAAGCCGACGCTCCGCCGCGCCCGGCTTCGCGAGCGCACGCTCTACCAAACCCGTCATACGTTCGCGACGCTCAGCTTGGCGAGCGGGGAGGACATCGGATGGGTCGCCAAGGTCCTGGGACATAGCTCCACCGAAATGGTCATCCGGCACTATCACAAGTTCATCCCGAACCTCACGCGACGGGACGGCTCGGTCATGGCCGCGTTGATTGCGCGGGCCGGCCTATGA